Proteins encoded within one genomic window of Haematospirillum jordaniae:
- the acnA gene encoding aconitate hydratase AcnA — protein MPLCGHDTLKTRRTLKIAGQEFDYFSLKAASEAGLGDISRLPYSMKVLLENLLRYEDGRSVTVDDVKACAAWIKDRRSDREIAYRPARVLMQDFTGVPAVVDLAAMRDAVTRLGGDPQKINPLSPVDLVIDHSVMIDHFGAADSLKKNMDLEFERNGERYEFLRWGQKAFRNFRAVPPGAGICHQINIEHLARVAWTGEEGKRTLVYPDTCVGTDSHTTMVNGLGVLGWGVGGIEAEAAMLGQPVSMLIPEVVGFKLTGKLREGMTATDLVLTVTQMLRKKGVVGKFVEFYGSGLDNLSLADRATIGNMAPEYGATCGIFPVDEETLNYLRLTGRPESQIELVKLYAMEQGMWRTPNWDPVFTDTLELDMNTVEASLAGPKRPQDRVALSGAAKALKEVLTAEGITDHGKGFAVPGTDYELNQGDVVIAAITSCTNTSNPSVLIAAGLVAKKAIEKGLKRAPWVKSSLAPGSQVVQDYLEKAGLQKYLDQLGFNIAGFGCTTCIGNSGPLADPIATTIDTNKMVVSAVLSGNRNFEGRISPHVRANWLASPPLVVAYALLGNMQKDITTEPLGTGSDGKPVYLKDIWPTTAEIQSTVASCVTRAMFESRYADVWAGPRQWQAIKVGESQTYSWNNKSTYVQNPPYFVNIADGAGKFSDIKGARPLAILGDSVTTDHISPAGSIKTDSPAGKYLIANGVSKADFNSYGARRGNHEVMMRGTFANIRIKNEMVPGIEGGITKHIPSGEVMAIYDASMKYQAEKTPLVVIAGKEYGTGSSRDWAAKGTNLLGVKAVLVESFERIHRSNLVGMGVLPLQFKDGTDRKTLKLDGTEVFDISGIGNGIKPRQDVQVTITRADGSKQTITVLCRIDTADEVEYYRHGGILQYVLRSLVA, from the coding sequence ATGCCCCTGTGCGGTCACGACACCCTCAAGACCCGACGGACCCTGAAGATTGCCGGGCAGGAATTTGATTATTTCAGCCTGAAAGCGGCGTCGGAAGCCGGACTGGGTGACATTTCCCGCCTGCCCTATTCCATGAAGGTGCTGCTGGAAAACCTGCTGCGCTACGAAGATGGGCGCAGCGTAACCGTTGATGATGTCAAGGCCTGCGCCGCCTGGATCAAGGACCGCCGCTCTGACCGGGAAATTGCCTATCGTCCGGCACGGGTTCTGATGCAGGACTTTACCGGGGTTCCTGCTGTCGTTGACCTGGCCGCCATGCGTGATGCCGTCACCCGGCTTGGCGGTGACCCACAGAAAATCAATCCCTTGTCCCCCGTCGATCTGGTTATTGACCATTCGGTGATGATCGACCACTTCGGGGCAGCCGACTCCCTGAAAAAGAATATGGACTTGGAATTTGAACGCAACGGAGAGCGTTATGAATTCCTGCGTTGGGGGCAGAAAGCGTTCCGCAACTTCCGGGCTGTACCGCCAGGGGCCGGCATCTGCCACCAGATTAATATTGAACATCTGGCCCGCGTTGCCTGGACCGGTGAAGAAGGCAAACGGACACTGGTCTATCCTGATACCTGCGTTGGCACAGATTCCCATACCACCATGGTCAATGGGCTGGGCGTTCTGGGCTGGGGCGTCGGTGGTATCGAGGCTGAGGCCGCCATGCTGGGGCAACCGGTGTCGATGCTGATCCCCGAAGTTGTCGGCTTCAAGCTGACCGGGAAATTGCGTGAGGGTATGACAGCAACCGACTTGGTGCTGACTGTTACCCAGATGCTGCGCAAGAAGGGTGTGGTCGGAAAGTTTGTCGAATTCTATGGCTCGGGCCTCGATAACCTGAGCTTGGCTGACCGCGCCACCATCGGAAACATGGCCCCGGAATACGGTGCAACATGCGGCATTTTCCCAGTGGATGAGGAAACCCTCAACTATCTGCGTCTGACCGGACGCCCGGAATCCCAGATCGAGCTGGTCAAGCTCTACGCCATGGAACAGGGCATGTGGCGGACACCAAACTGGGATCCGGTCTTTACGGACACCTTGGAACTGGACATGAACACGGTAGAGGCATCCCTCGCCGGTCCGAAGCGTCCGCAGGACCGGGTAGCCTTGTCCGGGGCGGCCAAAGCCCTGAAGGAAGTCCTGACCGCCGAAGGCATCACCGACCACGGCAAGGGCTTTGCTGTCCCTGGGACGGATTACGAGCTGAACCAAGGCGATGTTGTTATTGCTGCCATCACATCGTGCACCAATACATCGAACCCCAGTGTTCTGATTGCGGCCGGCCTTGTTGCCAAGAAGGCGATAGAAAAAGGCCTGAAGCGGGCACCATGGGTCAAGTCATCTCTGGCACCGGGATCACAGGTGGTGCAGGACTACTTGGAGAAGGCCGGTCTGCAGAAATACTTGGATCAGCTTGGCTTCAATATTGCCGGCTTCGGCTGTACAACCTGCATCGGGAACTCGGGTCCTCTGGCTGATCCGATTGCCACCACCATTGACACCAATAAAATGGTGGTCTCTGCTGTTTTGTCCGGAAACCGCAACTTTGAAGGTCGGATCAGCCCGCATGTCCGGGCCAACTGGCTGGCTTCCCCGCCGCTGGTGGTAGCCTATGCTCTTCTGGGTAACATGCAGAAGGACATAACGACCGAGCCTCTCGGGACGGGATCGGATGGCAAGCCTGTATACCTGAAGGATATCTGGCCCACCACGGCAGAAATCCAGTCAACGGTTGCGTCCTGTGTAACTCGGGCCATGTTTGAAAGCCGGTATGCCGACGTCTGGGCTGGCCCACGGCAGTGGCAAGCTATCAAGGTCGGTGAAAGCCAGACCTATTCTTGGAACAACAAGTCCACCTATGTCCAGAACCCGCCCTACTTCGTCAACATTGCCGACGGAGCCGGAAAGTTCTCTGACATCAAGGGAGCCAGACCGTTAGCCATCTTGGGTGACTCTGTGACCACGGACCATATCTCACCGGCTGGCTCGATCAAGACCGACAGCCCGGCCGGGAAGTATCTTATTGCCAACGGTGTCAGCAAGGCTGATTTCAACAGCTACGGCGCGCGGCGTGGCAACCACGAGGTCATGATGCGGGGCACCTTTGCCAATATTCGCATCAAGAACGAAATGGTGCCCGGCATCGAGGGCGGCATTACCAAGCACATTCCCTCCGGCGAAGTCATGGCCATCTACGATGCCTCCATGAAGTATCAGGCTGAGAAAACGCCGCTGGTCGTCATCGCTGGCAAGGAGTACGGAACCGGCTCATCCCGCGACTGGGCTGCCAAGGGCACCAACCTGCTGGGCGTGAAGGCTGTTCTGGTGGAATCCTTTGAACGGATCCACCGCTCCAACTTGGTTGGCATGGGTGTCCTTCCCCTGCAGTTCAAGGACGGAACCGACCGCAAAACCTTGAAGCTGGACGGAACCGAAGTCTTTGACATCAGCGGCATTGGCAACGGAATCAAACCCCGCCAAGACGTTCAGGTCACGATTACCCGCGCTGATGGTTCAAAACAGACAATCACGGTTCTATGCCGCATCGATACAGCCGATGAGGTGGAATACTACCGGCATGGCGGTATCCTGCAATATGTACTGAGATCACTGGTCGCCTGA
- a CDS encoding metal ABC transporter permease, protein MDDFMVRALFAGLGMAVAVGPLGCLVVWRRMAYFGDALSHAALLGVAAGLFLGTGITASVVVLGLVVALLLVALGRQRLVAADTLLGIFSHAGLSFGMIALALVASDASGIRIDLHSFLFGDILSVAKSDVLVIWGGACCVVCSLVFLWRVLVAITVSRDLALVEGLAVWRAEFLFMILMAVVVALAIRTTGVLLVTAMLIVPAATARRFAGTPEAMAFLSVFFAVLSVLCGLAGSWFWDLPAGPSIVAAATVFCFLAWASLLPRYRIGRISL, encoded by the coding sequence ATGGATGATTTCATGGTGCGGGCCCTGTTCGCCGGCTTGGGAATGGCTGTTGCCGTAGGGCCACTGGGTTGCCTAGTTGTCTGGAGACGTATGGCCTACTTCGGCGATGCATTGTCGCACGCTGCGCTGTTGGGAGTGGCTGCCGGATTGTTTCTGGGAACGGGTATCACGGCCTCGGTTGTTGTTCTTGGTCTGGTCGTTGCCTTGCTTCTTGTGGCGCTGGGCCGGCAGCGTCTGGTGGCTGCGGATACACTGCTGGGCATTTTCTCGCATGCCGGGCTTTCATTTGGCATGATTGCGCTGGCGCTTGTGGCGTCGGATGCAAGTGGCATACGGATCGACCTGCATAGTTTTCTTTTCGGCGACATTCTGTCTGTTGCGAAGAGTGATGTCCTAGTCATATGGGGCGGGGCCTGTTGTGTTGTATGTTCCTTGGTCTTTTTGTGGCGTGTTCTTGTCGCCATAACGGTGTCGCGTGACCTTGCCCTTGTCGAGGGTCTTGCCGTATGGCGGGCCGAGTTCCTGTTCATGATCCTGATGGCTGTGGTTGTTGCCTTGGCCATACGAACGACAGGTGTTCTGCTGGTTACAGCGATGTTGATTGTTCCGGCGGCGACAGCGCGCCGTTTTGCCGGTACGCCTGAAGCGATGGCTTTTTTATCGGTCTTTTTTGCAGTTCTTTCTGTTCTGTGTGGCTTGGCTGGATCATGGTTCTGGGATTTGCCGGCAGGCCCGTCTATCGTTGCTGCGGCTACCGTTTTTTGTTTCCTTGCTTGGGCATCTTTGTTACCACGGTATAGAATCGGACGTATCTCGCTGTAA
- a CDS encoding ATP-binding cassette domain-containing protein encodes MSTVPLISARGLVLVRDGRRILDNVDFSVAAGEIVTIVGPNGSGKTTLVRVLAGLETAGEGVLERSPGLRIGWLPQRLHVDRILPLTVYRLLSLTGRIREQEARTALEEAGVAHLFRARVQDLSGGEFQRVMLARTLLSRPHLLILDEPAQGVDYRGQTDLYDLIARLRTVHGCAVVMISHDLHVVMAATDRVVCLHHHVCCVGHPRMVARDPVWERLFGPEAAGHIAWYGHEGHHHHHNPDGTISADCSVHGHEAHTGPVPKDMK; translated from the coding sequence ATGAGCACCGTTCCCCTGATCTCGGCAAGGGGGCTGGTTCTGGTTCGTGATGGACGCAGGATCCTCGATAACGTTGACTTCTCGGTTGCGGCAGGGGAAATCGTGACCATTGTCGGTCCGAACGGGTCAGGAAAAACGACCTTGGTCCGTGTTCTGGCTGGTCTCGAGACTGCGGGCGAGGGTGTGCTGGAGCGTAGCCCCGGCCTTCGCATCGGCTGGTTGCCGCAGCGTCTGCATGTTGATCGTATTCTGCCTCTGACAGTGTATCGCCTGCTCTCCCTGACCGGTCGCATTCGTGAACAGGAAGCCCGTACGGCCTTGGAGGAAGCGGGTGTTGCGCATCTCTTCCGGGCCCGGGTCCAGGATTTGTCTGGCGGGGAGTTTCAGCGCGTCATGCTGGCGCGGACCCTGTTGTCCCGTCCACACCTGCTGATTCTAGATGAGCCGGCCCAGGGTGTGGATTACCGGGGACAGACGGACCTTTATGATCTGATTGCCCGCTTGCGCACGGTGCATGGGTGCGCTGTTGTCATGATTTCTCACGATCTGCACGTGGTGATGGCTGCTACAGATCGTGTGGTGTGCCTGCATCATCATGTCTGTTGCGTTGGCCATCCCCGTATGGTTGCCCGTGATCCGGTGTGGGAACGTCTTTTCGGTCCGGAAGCGGCGGGGCATATTGCTTGGTACGGGCACGAGGGGCATCACCACCATCATAACCCCGACGGGACAATCAGTGCGGACTGTTCGGTTCATGGCCATGAGGCGCATACAGGGCCTGTGCCCAAGGATATGAAGTGA
- a CDS encoding Fur family transcriptional regulator: MIPFPAPDHDHRRCRQSALDRAEALCMQQGARLTVARRQVLEILWEDHRPVSAYGILHRLNEAGGRVAPMAVYRALDFLVERGLAHRLNSLNAFVACSDAGHSVISGVWFFICSRCGQVAETQDTSIARAVSSAADRIGFAISAQIVEIMGVCPDCFASSVEEHS; this comes from the coding sequence ATGATTCCCTTTCCAGCCCCCGACCATGATCATCGACGGTGCCGTCAAAGTGCCCTAGACAGGGCAGAAGCGCTGTGTATGCAGCAGGGAGCTCGGTTGACGGTAGCGCGGCGCCAGGTCCTAGAGATCCTGTGGGAGGATCACCGCCCTGTCAGTGCGTATGGCATTCTACACCGTTTGAATGAGGCCGGAGGGCGCGTTGCCCCGATGGCGGTGTATCGGGCCCTGGACTTTCTGGTGGAACGGGGGCTGGCGCACCGTCTTAACAGCCTGAATGCCTTTGTGGCCTGTTCCGATGCCGGCCATTCTGTCATCAGCGGGGTCTGGTTTTTCATCTGTAGCCGTTGTGGTCAGGTTGCCGAAACCCAGGATACTTCGATTGCGCGTGCCGTATCTTCTGCTGCCGACCGTATAGGCTTTGCCATCTCGGCCCAGATAGTGGAGATCATGGGGGTGTGCCCGGACTGCTTTGCCAGCTCGGTGGAGGAACATTCATGA
- a CDS encoding class I SAM-dependent methyltransferase, with the protein MSDYKGYLAYYRSTLSTHKPRLIGGFFRSLLDAKAQKMGQSSRHALFLDRVLSLCSKGNSGDITVLEVGPGDGWALSLHRSGLRRIGIDQGDDFACTLKEKGIEFYRVNIETESLPLEDKTVDVIMMNHVIEHLADPLLFLKEAKRTLRPGGCLYVRTPNIRRVGTAFWEDYTHVRPYTPASLRAMAEAHGLTHMFTFASDHGRINLDILTEGRLRTFLLAPWARGAEIEACFRLGSP; encoded by the coding sequence ATGAGTGATTATAAAGGCTATCTCGCGTACTACAGAAGCACGCTTTCTACTCACAAGCCCCGATTAATTGGCGGTTTTTTTCGTTCCCTACTGGATGCCAAGGCTCAAAAGATGGGGCAGTCAAGTCGGCATGCCCTGTTTCTGGACCGGGTGCTGTCGCTTTGCTCTAAAGGAAACTCGGGAGATATCACCGTTCTTGAGGTTGGCCCCGGGGACGGTTGGGCGCTCTCGCTACATCGCTCTGGCCTGCGACGCATCGGCATAGACCAAGGCGACGACTTTGCCTGCACCTTAAAGGAAAAAGGCATTGAGTTCTACAGAGTGAATATTGAGACTGAGAGTCTACCCCTAGAAGACAAGACGGTTGACGTGATCATGATGAATCACGTTATCGAACACCTTGCAGATCCGTTGCTCTTCCTCAAAGAGGCGAAAAGAACGTTGCGGCCAGGCGGCTGTCTGTATGTTCGCACACCAAACATTCGGAGGGTTGGAACCGCGTTCTGGGAAGACTATACACATGTGAGACCGTATACTCCTGCGTCGCTTCGCGCGATGGCTGAGGCACACGGCCTTACTCATATGTTTACGTTTGCATCAGACCATGGTCGCATCAACCTTGACATCTTGACCGAGGGGCGTCTTAGAACGTTTCTTCTCGCACCTTGGGCAAGGGGTGCTGAAATTGAAGCATGCTTTAGGCTTGGGTCTCCTTAA
- a CDS encoding helix-turn-helix domain-containing protein → MTEYDLDSIGGRLKKLLADRNMSISELARRVRASQSSISFLIAGKTRTTSKLAEIARVLDADIAWLATGQPNQDRATSGLDRELMRYVIAQSLSGLLQGGLTPAQVADVLIGLHDSWRGNGAEAVTASKTES, encoded by the coding sequence ATGACCGAATACGATCTTGATAGCATCGGCGGACGCCTGAAGAAGTTGCTGGCCGACCGGAACATGTCGATCAGCGAGCTTGCGCGCCGTGTCCGGGCCTCGCAGTCGTCCATATCCTTCCTGATTGCGGGCAAAACCCGTACCACGTCAAAGCTGGCCGAGATTGCACGGGTCCTGGACGCGGATATTGCGTGGCTGGCGACAGGTCAGCCCAATCAGGACAGGGCAACATCAGGTCTTGATCGTGAACTGATGCGCTATGTGATTGCGCAATCCCTGTCAGGACTGCTGCAGGGGGGGCTTACCCCGGCCCAGGTTGCCGATGTCCTGATCGGCCTTCACGACAGCTGGCGCGGGAACGGGGCAGAAGCGGTAACGGCGTCGAAGACGGAGAGCTGA
- a CDS encoding zinc ABC transporter substrate-binding protein gives MLASLRLTITASLALVAILGNPAHASVPVVVASITPVHALVSGVMEGVGSPVLLIPPGQSPHTYTLRPSDARVLASAQTVFWIGEALETFLPGTLRSLSRAKAVSLLEAPGIIRLPVRSGGLWEHAGHTHHHHAEHGQHSHHKQGADPHIWLDPRNAVAMVNAIAHTLSEQDPDNAHTYRTNAANLQTRLKTLEEHMDHTLKPARHLPFLIFHDSIQYIENRFGLHAVGAITIDPSLPPGARHLGHIRETARHHHVSCLFAEPSSPRRTITQIARETGARTSDLDPLGGGDPRETGYENYTQLMNDITASLTSCLTGQNTQHRH, from the coding sequence ATGCTTGCTTCCCTGCGTCTCACGATCACCGCTTCCCTTGCGCTGGTCGCTATACTTGGCAACCCAGCCCACGCATCCGTTCCCGTTGTTGTTGCATCAATTACACCTGTCCACGCCTTGGTTTCCGGCGTGATGGAGGGCGTTGGAAGCCCGGTTCTTCTGATACCCCCCGGACAGTCCCCGCATACCTATACACTCAGGCCATCCGATGCCCGTGTTCTGGCATCGGCACAGACTGTGTTCTGGATCGGCGAGGCGCTGGAAACCTTTCTGCCAGGGACACTGAGGTCTCTTTCTCGGGCCAAGGCCGTTTCACTCTTGGAAGCACCAGGGATCATACGACTTCCCGTACGGAGCGGCGGGCTGTGGGAGCACGCCGGACACACCCACCACCATCACGCAGAACATGGACAACACAGCCATCACAAACAAGGAGCTGACCCGCACATCTGGCTTGACCCACGCAACGCGGTGGCCATGGTCAACGCCATCGCTCATACCCTGTCAGAACAGGATCCTGACAACGCGCATACGTACCGCACCAATGCAGCCAACCTGCAAACACGGCTGAAAACGCTGGAAGAGCACATGGATCATACGCTGAAGCCGGCGCGTCACCTGCCCTTCCTGATCTTCCACGATTCCATCCAATACATCGAAAATCGTTTTGGCCTGCATGCCGTTGGCGCTATCACCATCGACCCCTCCCTGCCCCCCGGGGCACGGCACTTGGGCCATATACGCGAGACAGCACGCCATCACCACGTGTCCTGCCTGTTTGCAGAACCATCATCTCCCCGTCGAACAATAACCCAGATTGCACGAGAAACCGGCGCCCGGACCAGCGACCTTGACCCCTTGGGAGGCGGAGACCCACGCGAAACCGGCTATGAAAACTACACACAACTTATGAATGATATAACAGCCAGCCTGACTTCCTGCCTTACCGGACAAAACACTCAGCACCGGCATTAA
- a CDS encoding BrnA antitoxin family protein: protein MPVKKKGSSPAWVDEDDAPDLSAPEWAQAFDKAPVRRGRPPLNRTKASTTVRLDPDILEYLRAGGPGWQTRLNAFLREAIAAEQNQRSRKHTS, encoded by the coding sequence ATGCCCGTGAAGAAAAAAGGTTCCAGCCCCGCCTGGGTGGATGAAGACGATGCCCCGGACCTGTCAGCGCCGGAATGGGCACAGGCTTTTGACAAGGCACCCGTAAGACGGGGACGCCCTCCGCTGAACCGCACCAAGGCATCGACAACCGTTCGTCTTGACCCGGACATTCTGGAGTATCTGAGAGCAGGCGGACCCGGTTGGCAGACCCGACTGAATGCCTTCCTGCGTGAAGCTATCGCTGCCGAACAAAACCAAAGATCCCGGAAGCACACATCTTAA
- a CDS encoding HepT-like ribonuclease domain-containing protein — MRGMRNRIAHGYFEINLCVVWDTVQECLPELIEQLRLLRRSTI, encoded by the coding sequence ATGCGCGGCATGCGGAACCGAATTGCCCATGGATACTTCGAGATTAATCTTTGCGTTGTATGGGATACCGTACAAGAGTGCTTGCCAGAGCTGATCGAGCAGCTCCGTCTATTGCGCCGCTCAACAATCTGA
- a CDS encoding BRO family protein, producing MSKTLTGMNFSETIERVAKTEPAELTLVTNTSMNDGEIEKLIAAFEAAARKDGGGKEFWFARDLQKLLGYDRWENFLSSISRAKIACENSGQRVDDHFRDVTKMVELGSGAVREIEDMKLGRYACYLITQNSDARKKPVAFGQSYQAAWSHFNI from the coding sequence ATGAGCAAAACGCTGACCGGAATGAATTTTAGCGAGACAATTGAGCGGGTTGCGAAAACAGAACCGGCAGAATTGACTTTAGTCACTAACACCTCAATGAATGATGGCGAAATCGAAAAACTGATTGCGGCTTTCGAGGCGGCAGCGCGAAAGGACGGTGGGGGAAAGGAGTTTTGGTTTGCCCGGGATTTGCAAAAGCTTCTTGGTTACGACAGATGGGAGAACTTCCTGTCCTCCATAAGCAGAGCAAAAATCGCTTGCGAAAACTCTGGTCAGCGCGTTGACGACCATTTTCGTGACGTCACGAAAATGGTCGAATTAGGATCAGGAGCGGTTCGCGAAATTGAGGATATGAAGCTCGGTCGCTACGCCTGCTACCTGATCACACAGAACAGCGACGCACGGAAGAAGCCGGTTGCATTTGGTCAGAGCTACCAAGCCGCATGGAGCCATTTCAACATCTGA
- a CDS encoding BrnT family toxin — MDIEFDASKRTLTLENRGLDMADAEEVFSGPHITVLDDRREYGEQRLITVGYMDGRMVVMVWTPRQSAYRIISLRKANAREEKRFQPRLGG, encoded by the coding sequence ATGGACATAGAGTTCGATGCCAGCAAGCGTACCCTGACCCTTGAAAACAGGGGCCTGGATATGGCTGATGCTGAAGAGGTGTTTTCAGGGCCTCACATAACGGTTCTGGATGACCGGCGCGAGTACGGCGAGCAACGCCTTATTACTGTCGGCTATATGGATGGACGCATGGTGGTGATGGTATGGACGCCGCGCCAGAGCGCGTACCGCATTATCAGCTTGAGGAAAGCCAATGCCCGTGAAGAAAAAAGGTTCCAGCCCCGCCTGGGTGGATGA
- a CDS encoding DUF6538 domain-containing protein, with protein MTSRYILQQGRTLYFRRRAPIDLAPQLGRFVKIALGTDSFDVARRLVGHINTAVETYWAELRLGGETAALRERYQRAVALSRRLGWVYRPLSELVAGPVGDAVERLESLQDTVTPATIVAVMGGVERPVLLLSDLYPEYARLTPELLRGKNERQIRGWRLARERAVRNLISVIGDKPLTEVTRTDALIFRDWWAVRLGAENLAVNTANRDLIHIKGMIRVVDEKLGLGFKNPFADLMFRETDGMGKNRGETVSTDWIRGTLLGPGALSGVNEEARCLVAILVETGARPGEICGLEPEDILLEGPVPHIKIRPNAVRAIKTSQSRRDIPLVGAALEAARQLLQNGGIQRYRGKTDSFTTAINKYMNEHNLFETKTQSLYSLRHAFQDRLIAVDAPDRIAAELMGHTFHRPRYGAGATLKHKQEWLEKIAVG; from the coding sequence GTGACCAGTCGCTATATCCTGCAACAAGGGCGTACACTCTATTTCCGGCGACGGGCACCCATCGATCTGGCGCCTCAGCTGGGTCGTTTTGTGAAGATTGCGCTCGGCACAGACAGCTTCGATGTGGCACGTCGGCTTGTTGGTCACATCAATACTGCCGTCGAGACCTATTGGGCGGAACTGCGCCTTGGCGGCGAAACAGCTGCCCTGCGTGAACGCTATCAGCGTGCCGTCGCGCTTTCCCGCCGCCTGGGCTGGGTGTATCGCCCTCTTTCCGAGCTGGTGGCCGGGCCCGTCGGAGACGCTGTCGAGCGCCTTGAATCCCTGCAGGATACCGTGACGCCGGCCACCATTGTCGCTGTCATGGGCGGCGTTGAGCGGCCTGTCCTGCTTCTGTCCGACCTTTACCCCGAATATGCCCGCCTGACCCCGGAACTGCTGCGCGGAAAGAACGAAAGGCAGATCCGGGGCTGGCGTCTGGCCCGTGAAAGGGCCGTCCGCAACCTGATCTCTGTGATTGGAGACAAACCACTGACAGAGGTAACCCGCACCGATGCCCTGATATTCCGTGACTGGTGGGCCGTTCGCCTGGGGGCGGAGAACCTTGCTGTCAACACGGCGAACCGTGACCTGATCCATATCAAGGGCATGATCCGGGTTGTTGATGAAAAGCTGGGGCTTGGCTTCAAGAATCCTTTTGCCGACCTGATGTTCCGCGAAACCGATGGAATGGGCAAAAACCGTGGCGAGACCGTCTCGACAGACTGGATCCGGGGAACGCTTCTTGGGCCGGGTGCGTTGTCCGGCGTGAACGAGGAAGCCCGCTGCCTGGTTGCCATTCTGGTGGAAACCGGTGCACGCCCCGGGGAGATCTGCGGGCTGGAACCCGAGGATATCTTGCTGGAAGGGCCTGTTCCCCACATCAAGATCAGGCCGAATGCGGTGCGCGCTATCAAGACATCGCAATCAAGGCGAGATATTCCCTTGGTCGGCGCCGCTCTGGAGGCAGCCCGACAGCTTCTGCAAAACGGAGGCATCCAGCGCTATCGCGGCAAGACAGACAGCTTCACCACGGCGATCAACAAGTACATGAACGAGCACAATCTGTTCGAGACAAAAACCCAGAGCCTGTATTCCCTGCGACATGCGTTCCAGGACCGGCTGATCGCCGTAGACGCACCCGACCGTATCGCAGCGGAACTAATGGGACACACTTTCCACAGACCCCGCTACGGGGCCGGAGCAACGCTGAAGCACAAGCAGGAATGGCTGGAAAAAATCGCCGTCGGCTGA